Proteins encoded by one window of Brienomyrus brachyistius isolate T26 chromosome 1, BBRACH_0.4, whole genome shotgun sequence:
- the top1mt gene encoding DNA topoisomerase I, mitochondrial isoform X3, whose protein sequence is MNIYAVGIVLLKCFSKPNRTASLLLSRRSFGTRGPSCQRQKQREKVKRWEEGCSHDGKKWKTLEHEGPLFPPEYEPLPENVCFYYNGEHVQLSPATEEVATFYAKMLDHEYTTKEVFQKNFFADWREEMTDEERGLIHSLSKCDFREIHQYFLDQAEKRKAMTKEEKQAQKEEQKKLTEEYGFCTLDGHREKIGNFRVEPPGLFRGRGEHPKMGKLKKRILPEDITINCSKESKIPAPPAGHKWKKVQHDDTVTWLVSWVENVQGSIKYIMLNPSSKLKGEKDWQKYEVARKLKLKVDAIRSEYRRDWKSREMKKRQRGVAIYFIDKLALRAGNEKEEGETADTVGCCSLRVEHITLHPQLDGLEHVVEFDFLGKDSIRYYNKVPVEKRVFKNLKLFMENKNPDDDLFDRINTTYLNKTLQDSMKGLTAKVFRTYNASTTLQDQLNRLTAFDMSVEEKILAYNRANRAVAILCNHQRAAPKTFEKSMQNLQEKIELKEKLLETAKKELKEAKNQYRQNKTDKLKKLVEQKEKVVERLKEQLKKLKLQMTDREENKVIALGTSKLNYLDPRISVAWCKKFGVPIEKIYNKTQRDKFAWAIDMTDEDFQF, encoded by the exons gtGGGAGGAGGGATGTTCTCACGATGGTAAAAAATGGAAGACCCTTGAGCATGAAGGGCCTCTGTTCCCCCCTGAGTATGAGCCGCTACCAGAAAACGTGTGTTTCTACTACAATG GTGAGCACGTGCAGCTCAGTCCCGCCACCGAGGAGGTCGCTACCTTCTACGCCAAAATGCTGGACCATGAGTACACCACCAAGGAGGTCTTTCAGAAGAATTTCTTTGCTGACTGGAGAGAG GAAATGACAGATGAGGAAAGAGGCTTGATCCACAGTCTTTCCAAATGTGACTTCCGGGAGATCCACCAGTACTTCTTGGACCAAGCAGAGAAGAGGAAGGCAATGACGAAGGAAGAGAAGCAG GCGCAGAAGGAGGAGCAGAAGAAGCTGACTGAGGAGTACGGCTTCTGCACCCTGGACGGCCACCGGGAGAAGATCGGTAACTTCCGAGTGGAGCCACCAGGCCTGTTCCGTGGCCGTGGAGAGCACCCGAAGATGGGCAAGCTGAAGAAGAGGATCCTACCAGAGGACATCACCATCAATTGCAGCAA AGAATCAAAGATCcctgcgccccctgctggtcacaaGTGGAAGAAGGTGCAGCACGATGACACTGTGACGTGGCTGGTCTCCTGGGTGGAGAATGTACAGGGCAGCATCAAGTACATAATGCTGAACCCCAGCTCCAAGCTCAAG GGAGAGAAGGACTGGCAGAAGTACGAGGTGGCTCGGAAGCTGAAGCTGAAGGTGGATGCAATCAGGTCGGAGTACAGGCGGGACTGGAAGTCTCGGGAGATGAAGAAGAGGCAGAGGGGCGTGGCCATCTACTTCATCGACAAG CTGGCCCTGCGGGCAGGTAACGAAAAGGAGGAGGGCGAGACAGCGGACACGGTGGGCTGCTGCTCGCTACGCGTGGAACACATCACCCTCCATCCGCAGCTCGACGGCCTGGAGCACGTGGTGGAGTTTGACTTCCTGGGCAAGGACTCCATCCGTTACTACAACAAGGTGCCTGTGGAAAAGCGG GTTTTTAAAAATTTGAAGCTGTTTATGGAAAATAAAAACCCGGATGACGACCTCTTTGACAGAATTAAT ACCACATACCTGAACAAGACGCTACAGGACTCCATGAAGGGTCTGACGGCCAAAGTGTTCCGCACGTACAACGCCTCCACCACACTGCAGGACCAGCTGAACAGGCTGACGGCGT TTGATATGTCTGTGGAAGAAAAAATCTTGGCCTATAACAGGGCCAATCGAGCTGTGGCCATTCTCTGTAACCACCAGAGGGCAGCACCGAAGACCTTTGAAAAGTCCATGCAGAACCTGCAGGAGAAG ATTGAACTAAAGGAGAAACTTCTAGAAACTGCCAAAAAGGAGCTTAAGGAAGCCAAGAACCAGTACCGTCAAAATAAAACTGATAAACTAAAGAA GCTTGTAGAGCAGAAGGAGAAGGTGGTGGAGAGGCTGAAGGAGCAGCTAAAGAAGTTGAAGCTCCAGATGACTGACCGTGAGGAGAACAAGGTCATTGCTCTGGGCACCTCCAAACTCAACTACCTCGACCCCAGGATTTCAGTGGCCTG GTGTAAAAAATTTGGGGTTCCGATTGAGAAGATCTACAACAAAACCCAAAGGGACAAGTTTGCCTGGGCTATAGACATGACGGATGAAGATTTCCAGTTCTGA
- the top1mt gene encoding DNA topoisomerase I, mitochondrial isoform X4: protein MLDHEYTTKEVFQKNFFADWREEMTDEERGLIHSLSKCDFREIHQYFLDQAEKRKAMTKEEKQAQKEEQKKLTEEYGFCTLDGHREKIGNFRVEPPGLFRGRGEHPKMGKLKKRILPEDITINCSKESKIPAPPAGHKWKKVQHDDTVTWLVSWVENVQGSIKYIMLNPSSKLKGEKDWQKYEVARKLKLKVDAIRSEYRRDWKSREMKKRQRGVAIYFIDKLALRAGNEKEEGETADTVGCCSLRVEHITLHPQLDGLEHVVEFDFLGKDSIRYYNKVPVEKRVFKNLKLFMENKNPDDDLFDRINTTYLNKTLQDSMKGLTAKVFRTYNASTTLQDQLNRLTAFDMSVEEKILAYNRANRAVAILCNHQRAAPKTFEKSMQNLQEKIELKEKLLETAKKELKEAKNQYRQNKTDKLKKLVEQKEKVVERLKEQLKKLKLQMTDREENKVIALGTSKLNYLDPRISVAWCKKFGVPIEKIYNKTQRDKFAWAIDMTDEDFQF, encoded by the exons ATGCTGGACCATGAGTACACCACCAAGGAGGTCTTTCAGAAGAATTTCTTTGCTGACTGGAGAGAG GAAATGACAGATGAGGAAAGAGGCTTGATCCACAGTCTTTCCAAATGTGACTTCCGGGAGATCCACCAGTACTTCTTGGACCAAGCAGAGAAGAGGAAGGCAATGACGAAGGAAGAGAAGCAG GCGCAGAAGGAGGAGCAGAAGAAGCTGACTGAGGAGTACGGCTTCTGCACCCTGGACGGCCACCGGGAGAAGATCGGTAACTTCCGAGTGGAGCCACCAGGCCTGTTCCGTGGCCGTGGAGAGCACCCGAAGATGGGCAAGCTGAAGAAGAGGATCCTACCAGAGGACATCACCATCAATTGCAGCAA AGAATCAAAGATCcctgcgccccctgctggtcacaaGTGGAAGAAGGTGCAGCACGATGACACTGTGACGTGGCTGGTCTCCTGGGTGGAGAATGTACAGGGCAGCATCAAGTACATAATGCTGAACCCCAGCTCCAAGCTCAAG GGAGAGAAGGACTGGCAGAAGTACGAGGTGGCTCGGAAGCTGAAGCTGAAGGTGGATGCAATCAGGTCGGAGTACAGGCGGGACTGGAAGTCTCGGGAGATGAAGAAGAGGCAGAGGGGCGTGGCCATCTACTTCATCGACAAG CTGGCCCTGCGGGCAGGTAACGAAAAGGAGGAGGGCGAGACAGCGGACACGGTGGGCTGCTGCTCGCTACGCGTGGAACACATCACCCTCCATCCGCAGCTCGACGGCCTGGAGCACGTGGTGGAGTTTGACTTCCTGGGCAAGGACTCCATCCGTTACTACAACAAGGTGCCTGTGGAAAAGCGG GTTTTTAAAAATTTGAAGCTGTTTATGGAAAATAAAAACCCGGATGACGACCTCTTTGACAGAATTAAT ACCACATACCTGAACAAGACGCTACAGGACTCCATGAAGGGTCTGACGGCCAAAGTGTTCCGCACGTACAACGCCTCCACCACACTGCAGGACCAGCTGAACAGGCTGACGGCGT TTGATATGTCTGTGGAAGAAAAAATCTTGGCCTATAACAGGGCCAATCGAGCTGTGGCCATTCTCTGTAACCACCAGAGGGCAGCACCGAAGACCTTTGAAAAGTCCATGCAGAACCTGCAGGAGAAG ATTGAACTAAAGGAGAAACTTCTAGAAACTGCCAAAAAGGAGCTTAAGGAAGCCAAGAACCAGTACCGTCAAAATAAAACTGATAAACTAAAGAA GCTTGTAGAGCAGAAGGAGAAGGTGGTGGAGAGGCTGAAGGAGCAGCTAAAGAAGTTGAAGCTCCAGATGACTGACCGTGAGGAGAACAAGGTCATTGCTCTGGGCACCTCCAAACTCAACTACCTCGACCCCAGGATTTCAGTGGCCTG GTGTAAAAAATTTGGGGTTCCGATTGAGAAGATCTACAACAAAACCCAAAGGGACAAGTTTGCCTGGGCTATAGACATGACGGATGAAGATTTCCAGTTCTGA